The Tubulanus polymorphus chromosome 6, tnTubPoly1.2, whole genome shotgun sequence genome includes a region encoding these proteins:
- the LOC141907880 gene encoding uncharacterized protein LOC141907880 has translation MSSYFVNSLNCYSHGVGEPGSEHYTCTSPGNAYTYSNPSGYQYSPNQAHQNGDFYHHNSAGYGGIQHAHQQLGPRNMTNIGVSYSPPPGMIGSARQNFSPDTTNTAGTFNRTSVVSGSTVVCADRTSPRTPPSPKVEPPGSPPPVPTTPTSKASSHQLQTQQQQQQEAKSPGNNNTGKTNTQNKSPTTVGFEEDEKEAGSPNSNTSGNEAGSPTGQPQIYPWMKRVHCSHDAVNGAETKRTRTSYTRYQTLELEKEFHFNRYLTRRRRIEIAHALNLTERQIKIWFQNRRMKWKKEQKLSHITKSTAMKLDMNRMAHLQSMHAHHHHQHLHHHMAA, from the exons ATGAGTTCTTATTTTGTAAACTCGCTAAACTGCTACAGCCATGGGGTTGGCGAACCGGGTAGTGAACATTATACCTGCACGAGCCCAGGAAATGCGTATACTTACTCAAACCCGAGCGGATACCAGTACTCGCCGAATCAGGCCCATCAGAACGGAGACTTTTATCATCACAATTCGGCCGGTTACGGCGGTATACAACACGCTCATCAACAGCTCGGGCCTCGCAACATGACAAATATCGGAGTCAGTTACAGCCCACCACCAGGCATGATCGGCTCAGCGAGGCAGAATTTCTCTCCGGATACGACAAACACGGCCGGGACGTTTAATCGGACTTCTGTTGTCAGCGGCAGTACTGTCGTGTGTGCCGATCGTACGTCCCCGAGGACGCCGCCGTCGCCGAAAGTCGAGCCTCCGGGAAGCCCCCCGCCCGTGCCCACGACACCGACGTCAAAGGCTTCGTCGCACCAGCTACAAacacaacaacagcaacaacaagaGGCGAAATCTCCCGGAAACAACAACACCGGCAAAACGAATACTCAAAACAAATCGCCGACGACGGTAGGGTTTGAGGAGGATGAGAAAGAAGCGGGCAGTCCGAATTCTAATACCAGTGGTAACGAAGCGGGCTCACCTACTGGACAACCGCAGATCTATCCGTGGATGAAGCGAGTTCACTGTTCTCACG acGCCGTTAACGGAGCAGAAACGAAGCGAACGCGAACGTCGTACACTCGCTATCAGACGCTAGAACTGGAAAAAGAGTTCCACTTCAACCGATACCTGACCAGACGACGCCGGATAGAGATCGCGCACGCGCTTAACCTAACCGAAAGACAGATTAAAATATGGTTCCAGAACCGACGTATGAAGTGGAAAAAGGAACAGAAACTCAGTCACATCACCAAATCGACGGCTATGAAGCTGGACATGAACAGGATGGCGCACTTACAAAGTATGCACGCTCACCACCATCACCAGCATCTACATCACCACATGGCAGCATAG